The Desulfovibrio porci genome includes a window with the following:
- the hpsH gene encoding (2S)-3-sulfopropanediol dehydratase activating enzyme produces MTDAQVSGIVFNVQKFSVHDGKGIRTLVFLKGCPLRCRWCSNPESQSLKPEHAFNPTRCLTAGVCGRCLAACPTGALSLTADGLIRHDRNKCEECFACVRACPSGAQSVYGESMSVGQALDKVEEDGVFYHRFGGGMTLSGGEALMQHEFAVALLREARRRRIDTTIETCGCYPYERLRDACPHLNRLIFDIKCLDPRKHKAQTGVDNALILENFRRVCEDFPDLPIRVRTPVIPGFNDSEDDIRAIRRMVPRRPNIDYELLAYHRMGQPKYGYLGRRYELEGATLDEALMKNLNEIAR; encoded by the coding sequence ATGACGGACGCGCAAGTAAGCGGCATTGTCTTCAATGTACAGAAATTCAGCGTGCATGACGGCAAGGGCATCCGCACCCTGGTCTTTCTCAAGGGCTGTCCCCTGCGCTGCCGCTGGTGCAGCAATCCCGAATCCCAGAGCCTCAAGCCCGAACACGCCTTCAATCCCACGCGCTGCCTCACGGCCGGGGTCTGCGGCCGCTGCCTCGCGGCCTGCCCCACGGGCGCGCTCAGTTTGACGGCGGACGGCCTGATCCGCCATGACCGCAACAAGTGCGAGGAATGTTTCGCCTGCGTGCGGGCCTGCCCCTCGGGCGCGCAGAGCGTCTACGGCGAAAGCATGAGCGTGGGTCAGGCGCTGGATAAAGTGGAAGAGGACGGCGTCTTCTACCACCGCTTTGGCGGCGGCATGACCCTTTCCGGCGGCGAAGCCCTCATGCAGCATGAATTTGCCGTCGCCCTGCTGCGCGAAGCCCGCCGCCGCCGCATCGACACCACCATCGAGACCTGCGGCTGCTACCCCTACGAGCGCCTGCGCGACGCCTGCCCGCATCTGAACAGGCTGATCTTCGACATCAAATGCCTGGACCCGCGCAAGCACAAGGCGCAGACCGGCGTGGACAACGCCCTGATCCTGGAAAATTTCCGCCGGGTCTGCGAGGATTTTCCCGATCTGCCCATCCGGGTGCGCACGCCCGTGATTCCCGGCTTCAACGACAGCGAGGACGACATCCGCGCCATCCGCCGGATGGTGCCCCGCCGCCCCAACATCGACTATGAACTGCTGGCCTACCACCGCATGGGCCAACCCAAGTACGGCTATCTCGGCCGCCGCTACGAACTGG